A part of Paenibacillus sp. sptzw28 genomic DNA contains:
- a CDS encoding response regulator transcription factor, with amino-acid sequence MYKTFLVDDEPFILDGLFDAVDWSLHELEITGRAENGRQALELLREVPADILITDITMPLMNGLELIRAAREFKPGLKVIILSGYNEFDYLKEAMTLGIENYLLKPVNFKELNDTLANTIMKLNGSGLYGGYTEDEIDILRDNILYRWITGRIAPDELAGRVRLLDIRLEGSYMLAAIICLDTDGGSGLLKPEIKQRITRRDNAVCFSDIEGRNVVVFMADCPLECKREALDFLASLRKETPFLYRISLGTAERLGEGERLSYERALRAQEYFLMLGRTDTADAETLLPDWRGQQPQLQVDWSDYGRLMMTKDKAGLLGRIEDELRRMQVQEGVTPELLRGLALEIMVYLKIQLKELKRSESYAGNLYKSLFEQAAKAIDIEQLIAAVKKTAGMTVDELVRSDKSPIITQILNHIQMNYPEDMSLKSLGQQYNIHPVYLGQLFHKETNESFTDYINKYRIERAKKLLRETTMKVQDIAKEVGYWETGYFYKQFKKYVGISPTDYKGFG; translated from the coding sequence ATGTATAAGACATTTCTTGTCGATGACGAACCTTTTATACTGGATGGGTTGTTCGATGCAGTCGACTGGTCTTTACACGAACTGGAAATCACCGGCCGCGCGGAGAACGGCAGGCAGGCGCTGGAGCTGCTGAGGGAAGTGCCCGCCGATATTCTCATCACAGACATTACGATGCCTCTCATGAACGGGCTCGAATTGATACGCGCCGCGCGCGAGTTCAAACCCGGCCTGAAGGTAATTATATTAAGCGGCTACAACGAATTCGATTATTTGAAGGAAGCCATGACGCTCGGAATTGAGAATTACCTGCTCAAACCGGTTAACTTTAAAGAGCTTAACGACACGCTTGCCAATACGATCATGAAGCTGAATGGTTCCGGGCTATACGGCGGGTATACCGAAGACGAGATCGATATATTGAGGGACAATATTTTATACCGTTGGATTACCGGGCGGATTGCTCCTGACGAGCTCGCAGGCAGAGTCCGTTTATTGGATATCCGGCTTGAAGGCTCCTATATGCTTGCGGCGATTATATGCCTGGATACGGACGGCGGCAGCGGCTTGCTGAAACCCGAGATCAAACAAAGGATTACACGAAGGGACAACGCGGTTTGTTTCTCGGATATAGAAGGGCGCAATGTCGTTGTATTTATGGCGGATTGTCCGCTGGAGTGCAAACGGGAGGCGCTTGATTTCCTGGCAAGCCTGCGGAAAGAAACGCCGTTCTTGTACCGCATCTCCTTGGGCACCGCTGAGCGGCTGGGGGAAGGTGAACGGCTAAGCTACGAACGGGCTCTAAGAGCGCAGGAATATTTTCTGATGCTCGGCCGCACGGACACCGCCGATGCTGAAACACTCCTTCCGGACTGGCGCGGTCAGCAGCCGCAGCTCCAAGTGGATTGGTCCGACTACGGCAGGCTGATGATGACGAAAGATAAAGCTGGGCTGTTAGGCCGGATAGAGGACGAGCTGCGGCGGATGCAGGTACAGGAGGGCGTTACGCCGGAGCTTCTCCGCGGTTTAGCCCTTGAGATCATGGTTTACCTGAAAATACAGCTCAAGGAGTTGAAGCGCTCTGAATCGTACGCCGGCAATCTGTACAAATCGCTATTCGAACAGGCTGCGAAAGCGATTGATATCGAACAGCTGATTGCCGCCGTTAAGAAGACGGCAGGCATGACGGTTGACGAATTGGTCCGGTCTGACAAAAGTCCGATTATTACTCAAATTTTGAACCATATTCAAATGAACTACCCGGAAGATATGTCGCTTAAATCACTCGGGCAGCAATATAATATTCATCCGGTTTATCTGGGTCAATTATTTCACAAGGAAACAAACGAGTCGTTCACCGATTATATCAATAAGTACCGGATTGAACGGGCAAAGAAGCTGCTGAGGGAGACGACCATGAAGGTCCAGGATATCGCCAAAGAGGTCGGCTATTGGGAAACGGGTTATTTCTATAAACAGTTCAAAAAATATGTAGGTATCTCGCCAACCGACTATAAAGGCTTTGGCTAA
- a CDS encoding histidine kinase has protein sequence MPLRRVYRNYVSNNLFVRMILIFSAIAVLTIVTLSYFTFYFMSQSIVQSELNNQKNAMERVNRYINGKYESVQLMLQNIYRDPQLSDNVTYLLKHSFQDYVKHTLDQFSNNVNSSSDGLDYFRNIIENDPDIENILLYSAEKQFLYVNSQRNISKLIDTNASRSFIPDAMALQSGSVSVPNEWVRKAIKQREPRLYSVQSAITDIGTLKTVGQLIVYFNSERISNALSSFVSDLHGYILVLASDGQVVFDSSDKYYGSVYPYADKLNTLTGSGKLEQDSYISVLTPSNLGYVVVGIAPKREVADSYRTLKRLIIIISAACILIAVIVPSLFIINYAKRTNKIIRSMRKVETGDMSVRIQDSKDDELGQISRGFNKMLGELTRHIDRVYKAEIRQKHTELTALQARINPHFLYNTLEVIRMRAISQGITDVSEMIYSLAVLFKSFVQQRTVVTLREETENCRRYLELFRIRYKDKFSYHIEYEPELADRRIIKMSLQPIVENYIIHGIQADRTDNVISVRAAEEEGIIRIVISDNGTGIPQDKLDRILRSFHLPETGGEESSLGLRSVHERLKLMYGESCGIEVKSESLKGTTVIIWFPISEEGESGDV, from the coding sequence ATGCCGCTCAGAAGAGTTTACCGGAATTATGTCAGCAACAATCTGTTCGTCAGGATGATTCTCATTTTCTCGGCAATTGCCGTGCTCACGATTGTAACGCTCTCCTATTTCACTTTTTATTTCATGTCCCAATCTATAGTCCAAAGCGAGCTCAACAACCAGAAGAACGCGATGGAAAGGGTCAATCGCTACATTAACGGCAAATACGAATCCGTACAATTAATGCTGCAAAATATTTATCGCGACCCGCAGCTTTCGGATAATGTGACCTACCTGCTGAAGCACTCCTTCCAGGATTACGTGAAGCACACGCTCGACCAATTCTCAAACAACGTCAACAGCTCCTCCGACGGGCTGGACTATTTCAGGAATATTATTGAGAATGACCCGGATATCGAGAATATCCTTCTGTACAGTGCGGAGAAGCAGTTCCTCTACGTGAACAGCCAACGCAATATATCCAAGCTGATCGATACGAATGCTTCCCGGTCATTCATCCCCGATGCTATGGCGCTCCAGAGCGGCAGCGTTTCGGTTCCCAATGAATGGGTACGCAAGGCCATCAAACAGCGGGAACCGAGGCTTTATTCTGTTCAAAGCGCCATTACCGACATAGGGACATTAAAAACCGTCGGGCAGCTCATTGTTTATTTCAATTCGGAACGAATTTCGAATGCGCTTTCAAGTTTTGTCAGCGATCTCCACGGTTATATACTTGTACTCGCATCGGACGGGCAGGTAGTTTTCGATTCCTCAGACAAGTATTACGGAAGTGTGTACCCGTATGCGGACAAGCTGAATACGTTAACCGGGTCGGGCAAGCTGGAGCAGGATTCATATATTTCAGTGCTGACGCCGAGCAATCTGGGCTATGTCGTGGTGGGAATCGCCCCGAAGCGGGAAGTCGCTGATTCCTACCGAACGCTGAAGAGGCTGATCATTATAATCAGCGCAGCTTGTATTCTAATAGCGGTCATTGTCCCTTCATTGTTTATCATTAATTACGCGAAACGGACGAATAAAATCATCCGCTCGATGCGGAAGGTGGAAACCGGCGATATGTCGGTACGGATCCAGGACTCGAAGGATGACGAGCTTGGACAAATATCCCGCGGCTTTAACAAAATGCTCGGCGAATTGACCCGTCATATCGACCGCGTCTATAAAGCGGAAATCAGGCAAAAGCATACGGAGCTTACTGCGCTGCAGGCCCGCATTAACCCGCATTTTCTGTATAACACGCTGGAAGTGATCCGAATGAGAGCCATCTCTCAAGGCATCACGGATGTAAGCGAGATGATTTACAGCCTGGCCGTCTTGTTTAAGAGCTTCGTCCAGCAGCGGACCGTCGTCACGCTCCGGGAGGAGACCGAGAACTGCCGCCGGTATTTGGAGCTGTTCCGCATCCGCTATAAGGACAAGTTCAGCTATCATATCGAATATGAGCCCGAGCTGGCCGACCGGAGGATAATAAAGATGTCGCTTCAGCCGATTGTCGAGAACTATATCATTCACGGAATACAGGCGGACAGGACGGATAATGTTATTTCCGTGCGTGCTGCCGAAGAAGAAGGAATAATCCGTATTGTGATATCCGATAATGGCACCGGCATCCCTCAGGATAAGCTGGATCGGATACTGCGTAGCTTTCACCTTCCCGAAACCGGCGGTGAGGAGAGCTCGCTTGGACTTCGCAGCGTACATGAAAGATTAAAGCTGATGTACGGGGAAAGCTGCGGCATAGAAGTGAAGAGCGAATCGTTAAAGGGTACCACGGTTATTATCTGGTTTCCAATCTCGGAAGAAGGAGAGAGCGGCGATGTATAA
- the purD gene encoding phosphoribosylamine--glycine ligase, producing MRIMVIGGGGREHAIVWALNKSDKVKKIYCAPGNAGIAELAECVPIPVNRFSDLIQFTIDHEIDLVVVGPDDPLAEGIVDPFEEQGIPIFGPRKNAAEIEGSKIFMKNLLKKYSIPTAKYETFTDYESALAYLREQSAPIVVKADGLAAGKGVTVAYTIEEAEQALHNMMVGKVFGESGGSVVIEEFLEGQEMSILAFVDGETVRAMVPAQDHKPVFDNDKGPNTGGMGTYSPLPHIDPALVEDAIENIIKPTAKAMVSEGRPFRGFLFAGLIITKDGVKTIEFNARLGDPETQVVLPRLKTDLVDIILAALNGRLDQLDISWSDEAAVCVIAASEGYPASYPKGRVITGLEAAKAQGALVFHAGTSEQDGQIVTNGGRVLGIVGRGRDIAEARARAYEAVSAIHFDGMHCRTDIAAKALKD from the coding sequence TTGCGGATTATGGTCATCGGCGGCGGCGGGCGCGAGCACGCCATCGTATGGGCGCTTAACAAAAGCGACAAAGTAAAGAAGATATACTGCGCTCCCGGCAATGCCGGTATCGCGGAGCTGGCGGAATGCGTGCCGATCCCGGTTAACCGGTTCTCGGATCTGATTCAGTTCACAATCGATCATGAGATCGATCTGGTCGTTGTCGGTCCGGACGATCCGCTTGCGGAAGGAATTGTCGATCCGTTCGAGGAGCAGGGTATTCCGATTTTCGGTCCCCGTAAGAATGCTGCTGAAATAGAAGGCAGCAAGATATTCATGAAAAACCTGCTCAAGAAGTACAGCATTCCGACGGCTAAATATGAGACGTTCACCGATTACGAATCGGCACTTGCTTACTTGCGCGAGCAATCCGCTCCAATCGTCGTCAAAGCGGATGGTCTTGCCGCAGGCAAGGGTGTTACGGTTGCGTATACGATCGAAGAGGCTGAGCAGGCGCTTCATAATATGATGGTTGGAAAAGTTTTCGGCGAGTCTGGGGGCAGTGTTGTAATCGAGGAGTTCCTTGAAGGGCAAGAAATGTCCATTCTGGCTTTTGTCGACGGTGAAACCGTCCGTGCCATGGTACCCGCACAGGACCATAAGCCGGTGTTCGACAACGACAAAGGACCGAACACCGGGGGTATGGGTACATACTCGCCGCTGCCGCACATCGATCCGGCACTTGTCGAAGACGCGATCGAGAACATCATCAAGCCGACTGCGAAAGCTATGGTAAGCGAAGGCCGGCCGTTCCGCGGCTTTCTGTTCGCGGGACTCATAATCACAAAGGATGGCGTGAAGACGATCGAATTCAACGCACGCCTGGGCGATCCGGAGACGCAGGTCGTTCTTCCGCGCCTCAAAACCGATCTCGTCGATATCATTTTGGCTGCGCTGAACGGCCGCCTCGACCAGCTGGACATCTCATGGAGCGATGAAGCGGCGGTATGCGTTATCGCCGCATCCGAAGGCTATCCGGCCTCGTATCCGAAAGGCCGGGTCATTACCGGCCTTGAAGCTGCCAAGGCACAGGGCGCGCTTGTATTCCATGCCGGTACGTCCGAGCAGGACGGTCAAATTGTTACCAATGGCGGACGGGTTCTCGGCATCGTCGGCCGCGGCCGTGATATCGCCGAAGCGCGTGCCAGAGCGTACGAAGCAGTATCGGCCATCCACTTCGATGGTATGCACTGCCGCACGGATATCGCCGCTAAAGCGCTTAAGGACTAG
- the purH gene encoding bifunctional phosphoribosylaminoimidazolecarboxamide formyltransferase/IMP cyclohydrolase, with product MAIRRALISVSDKTGIVEFSRALAGLGVQIISTGGTSSLLEKEGVPVVGISDVTGFPEILDGRVKTLHPAVHSGLLAVRDDEEHQKAMNELGLDYIDLVVVNLYPFAATIAKPDVTYEDAIENIDIGGPTMLRSAAKNHAFVTVVVDAADYGTVLEEVKAQGDTTLDTRKRLAAKVFRHTGAYDALIGDYLSKLGGEPLPERYTVTYEKVQDLRYGENPHQKAAFYRKPLAAEGNITTAKQLHGKELSYNNINDANAALAIVKEFNEPAVVAVKHMNPCGVGIGKDIHEAYQKAYAADPTSIFGGIVAANRTIGVETAQLLGEIFLEIIIAPDFTPEALEVLTKKKNIRLMKLGELQAAAERKPEWLVTSVDGGMLVQESDVHSLSADDIKVVTNRKPTDEELKQLLFGWKVVKHVKSNAILLAADNMTVGVGAGQMNRVGAARIAIEQAGEKAQGAVLASDAFFPMGDTLELAAKAGITAVIQPGGSIKDEESIAVANANNIAMVLTGVRHFKH from the coding sequence TTGGCTATTCGGAGAGCATTAATCAGTGTGTCGGACAAAACGGGCATAGTCGAGTTTTCAAGAGCGCTTGCGGGGCTTGGCGTGCAAATTATTTCGACCGGCGGAACGTCGAGTCTGCTTGAGAAAGAAGGCGTGCCGGTTGTCGGTATTTCCGACGTGACGGGATTTCCTGAAATTCTTGACGGCCGCGTAAAGACGCTGCATCCGGCGGTACATAGCGGGCTGCTTGCGGTGCGCGACGATGAAGAGCACCAGAAAGCGATGAACGAACTGGGACTGGACTATATCGACCTCGTTGTCGTTAACCTTTACCCATTCGCAGCAACGATTGCCAAACCGGACGTGACGTACGAGGACGCGATCGAAAACATCGATATCGGCGGTCCGACGATGCTTCGCTCGGCGGCGAAGAACCATGCATTCGTTACGGTTGTCGTGGACGCGGCCGACTACGGGACAGTCCTTGAAGAGGTGAAGGCGCAGGGCGATACGACGCTTGATACGCGCAAACGTCTGGCAGCCAAAGTATTCCGTCACACGGGAGCATATGACGCGCTGATTGGCGACTATTTATCAAAGCTCGGCGGCGAACCTCTGCCTGAGCGCTACACCGTCACATACGAGAAGGTGCAGGATCTCCGATATGGAGAGAACCCGCATCAGAAGGCGGCCTTCTACCGCAAGCCCCTTGCAGCAGAAGGCAATATTACAACTGCGAAGCAGCTGCACGGCAAAGAGCTGTCCTACAACAACATCAACGACGCGAACGCGGCGCTTGCCATTGTGAAGGAATTCAATGAGCCGGCCGTAGTTGCGGTTAAGCATATGAATCCTTGCGGCGTCGGCATCGGCAAAGACATCCATGAAGCGTACCAAAAAGCATACGCGGCGGACCCGACATCGATCTTCGGCGGCATCGTGGCGGCGAACCGGACGATAGGAGTCGAGACGGCGCAGCTGCTCGGCGAGATTTTTCTGGAAATTATAATCGCGCCGGACTTTACCCCTGAAGCGCTGGAGGTACTGACGAAGAAGAAAAACATCCGCCTGATGAAGCTTGGAGAGCTGCAAGCGGCAGCGGAGCGCAAGCCGGAATGGCTCGTAACAAGTGTTGACGGCGGCATGCTGGTACAGGAAAGCGACGTTCACAGCTTGTCTGCAGATGACATCAAAGTGGTGACGAACCGCAAGCCGACCGACGAGGAGCTCAAGCAGCTGCTTTTCGGCTGGAAGGTGGTCAAGCATGTGAAGTCGAACGCAATTCTGCTCGCAGCAGATAATATGACCGTCGGCGTGGGCGCAGGCCAGATGAACCGGGTAGGCGCTGCCCGCATTGCAATCGAGCAGGCGGGAGAGAAAGCGCAAGGCGCAGTGCTTGCATCCGATGCGTTCTTCCCGATGGGCGACACGCTCGAGCTTGCCGCGAAAGCCGGCATTACGGCTGTCATTCAGCCGGGCGGCTCGATCAAGGACGAGGAATCGATCGCGGTGGCCAATGCGAACAATATCGCGATGGTGCTGACGGGCGTCCGTCATTTTAAACATTAA
- the purN gene encoding phosphoribosylglycinamide formyltransferase, translating into MAGLRMAVFASGQGTNFQALADAAKQARLDGASLELLVCDKPEAPVVERARKSGIDTMLFRPKEYSSREAYEMEILAELARRGIELIVLAGYMRILTPVLVEPYYGRMINVHPALLPSFPGINGIKQALDYGVKVTGVTVHFVDGGLDSGPIIAQRTVEVLDGDTEATLAPRIHAAEKELLPWVVQRIAAGKVTINGRHVTVTAG; encoded by the coding sequence ATGGCGGGTTTACGTATGGCCGTGTTTGCATCGGGGCAGGGAACCAATTTCCAAGCTCTTGCTGATGCGGCAAAACAAGCACGGCTCGACGGCGCAAGCCTCGAGCTTCTTGTTTGTGACAAGCCGGAAGCGCCGGTCGTGGAGCGCGCGCGGAAGTCGGGAATTGATACGATGTTGTTCCGTCCGAAGGAGTATTCTTCACGGGAAGCATACGAGATGGAGATTCTAGCCGAGCTTGCGCGGCGCGGCATCGAGTTAATTGTGCTTGCAGGCTATATGCGGATCCTTACGCCCGTTCTTGTCGAGCCTTATTACGGGCGGATGATAAATGTGCATCCTGCACTTCTGCCTTCGTTCCCGGGGATTAACGGGATTAAGCAGGCGCTGGACTACGGCGTGAAGGTAACGGGGGTCACGGTTCATTTTGTGGACGGCGGCCTGGACAGCGGGCCGATTATTGCACAGCGCACGGTTGAGGTGCTGGACGGCGACACGGAAGCGACGCTTGCGCCGCGCATTCATGCGGCGGAAAAAGAGCTGCTCCCTTGGGTCGTTCAGCGCATCGCCGCGGGCAAAGTTACGATTAACGGCAGGCATGTTACGGTAACAGCAGGTTAA
- the purM gene encoding phosphoribosylformylglycinamidine cyclo-ligase produces the protein MAEAYKQAGVDIAAGNEAVERMKKHVKKTFRPEVLTDLGGFGALFGLNKDKYEEPVLVSGTDGVGTKLKIAFAMDKHDTIGIDAVAMCVNDIVVQGAEPLFFLDYLACGKVVPEKIEAIVKGISDGCLQSGCALIGGETAEMPGMYQSDEYDIAGFTVGIVDKKKIIDGSTIAPGDVVLGLASSGIHSNGFSLVRRLLLESGGYSLNDTLAELEGKKLGDVVLEPTRIYVKSALELIKRVTVKGMAHITGGGFIENIPRVLPEGVNVNVEYGSWPIQPIFKLMQEKGSITNRDMFTTFNMGVGMIVVVSADQAEEALRIAQELGEDAYRIGSVTEGSRIVTFTGADV, from the coding sequence GTGGCAGAAGCGTATAAACAAGCCGGAGTCGATATAGCGGCGGGAAACGAAGCGGTCGAACGAATGAAGAAGCACGTGAAAAAAACGTTCCGGCCGGAAGTTTTGACCGATTTGGGCGGCTTCGGCGCGCTGTTCGGACTGAACAAAGACAAGTACGAAGAACCGGTTCTTGTCTCGGGCACCGACGGTGTCGGCACGAAGCTGAAAATCGCATTTGCCATGGATAAACACGATACCATCGGTATTGACGCGGTTGCCATGTGTGTGAACGACATCGTCGTTCAAGGTGCGGAGCCGCTGTTCTTCCTGGATTATCTGGCTTGCGGCAAAGTGGTCCCCGAGAAAATCGAAGCGATTGTCAAAGGAATCTCGGATGGCTGCCTGCAGTCCGGCTGCGCGCTGATCGGCGGCGAAACGGCGGAAATGCCCGGGATGTATCAAAGCGATGAATACGATATAGCTGGATTTACCGTAGGTATCGTTGATAAAAAGAAGATTATCGACGGTTCAACGATTGCACCGGGAGATGTGGTCCTCGGGCTTGCGTCGAGCGGAATCCACAGCAATGGTTTCTCGCTTGTTCGGCGGCTGCTGCTGGAGAGCGGCGGATATAGCCTGAACGACACGCTTGCCGAGCTGGAAGGCAAGAAGCTTGGCGACGTCGTACTGGAGCCTACGCGCATTTATGTAAAGTCGGCGCTCGAGCTGATCAAACGGGTAACGGTCAAAGGTATGGCGCACATTACCGGAGGCGGCTTTATAGAGAACATACCGCGCGTGCTGCCGGAAGGAGTAAACGTCAATGTGGAATACGGCTCCTGGCCGATCCAGCCTATTTTCAAGCTGATGCAGGAAAAAGGCAGCATTACAAACCGTGACATGTTTACAACATTCAACATGGGTGTAGGCATGATCGTCGTCGTCTCTGCCGATCAAGCGGAGGAAGCGCTGCGCATAGCCCAAGAGCTTGGGGAAGATGCGTACAGGATCGGCAGCGTGACAGAAGGAAGCCGCATCGTAACCTTTACGGGAGCGGATGTGTAA
- the purF gene encoding amidophosphoribosyltransferase yields the protein MSDEVKQLPKLWTGAHYNEGIGRDDIFDKLREECGVFGVFGIRDASSLGYYGLHALQHRGEESSGMCAVDSKNDGKFTYHRGMGLVKEVFDKDRLDTLQGDRIIGHVRYSTAGESKLANAQPLVFKYRDGDLAVATNGNIVNAPSIRKELENQGSIFQTTSDTEVIAHLIARSSKDFVTAAKEALQRIIGGFAFLIMTNNKMLVASDPHGLRPLVMGKLDGGYVFASETCALETCGAVYERDVQPGELLILDSDGLRVDRFEMMERRATCAMEYIYFARPDSDINGINLHSARKRMGQKLALESFVDADVVTGVPDSSISAAIGYAEQTGIPYELGLIKNKYTGRTFIQPSQELREKGVKMKLSAVRKVVEGKRVVMIDDSIVRGTTSLRIVNLLREAGATEVHVRITSPPFANPCYYGIDTPDRKELIASQKTVEEIRAAINADSLYFLSEEGLIEAVGPNEGKNGGMCMACFNNDYPTPVDPTSEKSCSC from the coding sequence ATGTCTGATGAAGTGAAGCAGCTTCCCAAGCTGTGGACGGGCGCTCACTACAATGAGGGTATAGGGCGGGACGACATTTTCGACAAATTGCGTGAGGAGTGCGGCGTATTCGGGGTGTTCGGCATCCGGGATGCATCGTCTCTGGGTTACTACGGCCTGCACGCGCTGCAGCACAGGGGCGAAGAAAGCTCCGGAATGTGCGCGGTTGACTCCAAGAACGACGGGAAGTTCACTTATCACCGGGGTATGGGTCTTGTGAAGGAAGTGTTTGACAAGGACCGGCTTGATACGCTGCAGGGCGACCGTATAATCGGGCATGTCCGCTACTCGACAGCAGGCGAGAGCAAGCTTGCCAACGCTCAGCCGCTTGTTTTCAAGTACCGTGACGGCGATCTGGCGGTCGCAACGAACGGCAACATTGTTAATGCGCCTTCCATTCGGAAGGAGCTTGAGAACCAGGGCTCTATCTTTCAAACGACAAGCGACACCGAGGTTATCGCCCACCTGATCGCGCGGTCCAGCAAAGATTTTGTAACTGCGGCCAAAGAGGCGCTGCAGCGTATTATCGGAGGGTTCGCTTTTCTTATTATGACGAACAACAAGATGCTTGTCGCTTCCGACCCGCATGGCCTGCGGCCGCTGGTTATGGGCAAGCTTGACGGCGGCTATGTATTCGCGTCCGAGACATGCGCGCTCGAAACGTGCGGCGCCGTGTACGAGCGGGACGTTCAGCCAGGCGAGCTGCTTATTCTCGATAGCGACGGTCTTCGGGTCGACCGTTTCGAGATGATGGAGCGCCGCGCGACGTGCGCGATGGAATATATTTATTTTGCAAGACCGGACAGCGACATTAATGGCATTAACCTTCATTCCGCACGCAAAAGGATGGGGCAGAAGCTGGCGCTGGAATCCTTCGTCGATGCGGATGTGGTAACCGGCGTTCCCGACTCGAGTATTTCCGCGGCGATCGGTTACGCCGAGCAGACGGGCATTCCATACGAGCTTGGACTGATCAAGAACAAGTATACAGGTCGTACGTTCATCCAGCCTTCTCAGGAGCTGCGCGAGAAAGGCGTCAAGATGAAGCTGTCGGCCGTCCGCAAGGTGGTCGAGGGCAAACGCGTTGTCATGATCGACGACTCCATCGTGCGCGGCACGACGTCTCTGCGGATCGTCAACCTGCTTCGTGAAGCCGGCGCGACTGAGGTGCATGTTCGGATTACTTCGCCTCCATTTGCCAATCCTTGCTATTATGGAATCGATACGCCGGACCGCAAAGAACTGATTGCCTCTCAGAAGACGGTCGAAGAGATCCGGGCAGCCATTAATGCGGATTCGCTCTATTTTCTAAGTGAAGAAGGACTGATCGAAGCGGTTGGCCCTAACGAAGGCAAGAATGGCGGGATGTGCATGGCCTGCTTCAATAACGACTACCCGACGCCGGTCGATCCGACGTCTGAGAAGAGCTGCAGCTGCTAG